From one Bacteroides fragilis NCTC 9343 genomic stretch:
- a CDS encoding M3 family metallopeptidase, translated as MTNIANAQNPFFEKYTTPYGTVPFDKIKNEHYEPAIREGISRQAAEIDAIVNNPEAPTFANTILAYEKSGELLDRVTTVFGNLRSAETNDDLQKIAQEMIPLLSEHSNNISLNQELFERIKVVYGQKDSIELTPEQTKLLENAYNGFIRRGANLQGEAKEKYRELTKNLSKLTLDFSENNLKETNNYQLTLTDEAQLAGLPESAIEAAAETAREKGVNGWVFTLHAPSYIPFMTYADNRDLRRELYMAYNTKCTHDNEYNNLEIVKKIANIHMEIAQLLGYDNYAEYTLKERMAETGDAVYKLLNQLLDAYTPTAHKEYEAVQELARTEQGDAFEVMPWDWSYYSNKLKDRQFNINEEMLRPYFELSKVKAGVFGLATKLYGITFHKNPDIPVYHKDVDAYEVLDKDGSFLAVLYTDFHPREGKRSGAWMTEFKGQWIEDTGENSRPHVSVVMNFTKPTESKPALLTYDEVETFLHEFGHALHGMFANSTYQSLSGTNVYWDFVELPSQIMENFGIEKEFLHTFANHYQTGEPLPDELISRLVDASNFNVAYACLRQVSFGLLDMAWYTRNTPFEGDVKAYERQAWAQAQILPTVSETCMSTQFSHIFAGGYSAGYYSYKWAEVLDADAFSLFKQKGIFNEEVANSFRNNILSKGGTEHPMILYKRFRGQEPTIDALLIRNGIKK; from the coding sequence ATGACAAATATAGCAAATGCACAAAATCCATTTTTTGAGAAATATACAACTCCGTATGGCACTGTTCCTTTTGACAAAATAAAAAATGAACATTACGAACCCGCCATTCGTGAAGGTATCAGTCGCCAGGCAGCAGAAATAGATGCCATCGTCAACAACCCGGAGGCTCCCACATTCGCTAACACAATTCTTGCTTATGAAAAATCAGGAGAGTTACTCGATCGGGTTACCACCGTATTCGGCAATTTGCGCAGTGCTGAAACCAATGATGACCTGCAGAAGATTGCCCAGGAGATGATTCCTTTGTTAAGCGAACACAGCAATAACATCAGCTTGAATCAGGAACTCTTCGAACGTATCAAAGTTGTATACGGTCAAAAGGATTCCATAGAGCTGACTCCGGAACAAACCAAGCTTCTGGAAAACGCTTATAACGGATTTATTCGTCGCGGAGCCAACCTGCAGGGAGAAGCCAAGGAGAAATATCGCGAGCTGACAAAGAATCTTAGTAAACTGACATTGGATTTCAGTGAAAATAACCTGAAAGAAACCAATAACTATCAGTTGACTCTGACCGATGAAGCCCAGTTGGCCGGTCTGCCGGAAAGCGCCATCGAAGCCGCTGCAGAAACAGCCCGGGAAAAAGGAGTGAATGGCTGGGTGTTCACATTGCATGCCCCCAGTTATATTCCTTTTATGACGTATGCTGATAACCGGGATTTACGTCGTGAACTTTACATGGCTTACAATACAAAATGTACCCACGATAACGAATATAACAACCTGGAAATTGTGAAAAAGATAGCCAATATCCACATGGAAATCGCACAATTACTGGGTTATGACAATTATGCGGAATATACACTGAAAGAACGCATGGCCGAAACCGGTGATGCCGTATATAAACTGCTCAACCAATTGCTGGATGCATATACCCCCACCGCCCATAAAGAGTACGAAGCTGTACAAGAATTAGCCCGTACAGAACAAGGAGATGCTTTTGAAGTGATGCCTTGGGATTGGAGCTACTACTCCAACAAACTGAAAGACCGGCAGTTCAATATTAACGAAGAGATGCTCCGCCCCTACTTCGAACTGAGCAAAGTGAAAGCGGGAGTCTTCGGACTGGCTACCAAATTGTATGGCATCACGTTTCATAAGAACCCGGATATCCCGGTATATCACAAAGATGTGGATGCTTACGAAGTGCTGGATAAAGACGGAAGTTTCCTCGCCGTACTGTATACGGATTTCCATCCGCGCGAAGGTAAACGTTCCGGTGCCTGGATGACAGAATTCAAAGGACAATGGATAGAAGATACCGGTGAAAACAGCCGTCCACATGTATCGGTAGTCATGAATTTCACCAAACCGACAGAAAGCAAGCCGGCACTGCTGACTTATGACGAGGTGGAAACCTTCCTCCACGAATTCGGGCATGCCTTGCATGGGATGTTTGCCAACTCAACTTATCAGAGCTTGAGCGGAACGAATGTATACTGGGACTTTGTAGAGCTCCCGTCCCAAATCATGGAGAACTTCGGGATTGAAAAAGAATTCCTGCATACCTTTGCCAATCATTATCAGACCGGAGAACCGTTGCCTGACGAATTGATCAGCCGGCTGGTAGATGCATCAAACTTCAATGTTGCGTACGCCTGTCTTCGCCAAGTCAGTTTCGGGCTGTTGGATATGGCCTGGTATACCCGCAATACCCCCTTCGAAGGTGACGTAAAGGCATACGAACGTCAGGCATGGGCTCAAGCACAGATATTGCCCACAGTTTCGGAAACCTGTATGAGTACCCAGTTCTCACACATCTTTGCCGGAGGATATTCGGCAGGTTATTATAGCTACAAGTGGGCGGAAGTTCTGGATGCGGATGCATTCTCACTGTTCAAGCAAAAAGGAATCTTCAATGAAGAGGTAGCCAATTCCTTCCGTAACAACATCTTGTCGAAAGGCGGAACAGAGCACCCGATGATACTTTACAAACGTTTCAGAGGACAAGAACCTACGATTGACGCATTACTAATCAGAAACGGAATAAAAAAATAG